In one Arachis duranensis cultivar V14167 chromosome 9, aradu.V14167.gnm2.J7QH, whole genome shotgun sequence genomic region, the following are encoded:
- the LOC107464270 gene encoding succinate dehydrogenase subunit 6, mitochondrial — translation MASFWDSYKEFWSERFSFLSNYSNAIQRDRPLHPWTDSDVDQFIALDPVHGPALKSARDAVKFGITGSALGAAFTAGYAWKYSRSLHGAALSFLAGGVFGWTFGHEIANHALQLYRLDTLAAEAKFLEWWKNKSE, via the exons ATGGCATCTTTCTGGGATAGCTACAAGGAATTTTGGTCGGAGAGGTTCTCCTTTCTTAGCAACTATTCCAACGCTATCCAACGCGATAGGCCACTCCATCCTTGGACTGATTCTGATGTTGATCAGTTCATTGCTTTGGATCCTGTTCATGGACCTGCT TTGAAAAGTGCTAGAGATGCAGTAAAATTTGGCATCACTGGAAGTGCTTTGGGAGCAGCATTCACTGCAGGCTACGCATGGAAATATTCAAGAAGTTTGCATG GTGCTGCACTTTCTTTTCTAGCTGGAGGTGTATTTGGGTGGACGTTTGGGCATGAAATTGCAAATCATGCACTTCAACTCTACAGGTTAGATACACTGGCTGCAGAGGCTAAGTTTTTGGAATGGTGGAAAAATAAGAGCGAATGA